One stretch of Brachyhypopomus gauderio isolate BG-103 chromosome 8, BGAUD_0.2, whole genome shotgun sequence DNA includes these proteins:
- the bin2b gene encoding bridging integrator 2b isoform X3 — protein MHETSKRLSQTLQDVYESDWQGVEDLSAIMESEDLLWSDYEEKLNDQIIRTMENYTSQFPDVKERVAKRGRKLVDYDSARHHLEALQNAKKKDEAKVSKAEEEFNKAQSVFEEINKELREELPVLYQSRIGCYVTVFQNISNLRDVFYKEMSVLNHDIYNVMMKLETQHSTKTFIIKGLNSTKSKKRKSLTISAPIPCNTAFPGDHPALSKLSVPDELSNPSDSHSDPAKTEHSVPETSDSDDRNSTDSGPGTTNRQTVFSEEEGIKPEDTNGNATETAADESLQSVDKDHAGSSTASDQDEDEQSDEDALPHGCGDTDASVSEDMRTSHWPEGGSVESKPLRNEKDQAAPQPVPRQSASPHKKRGKEVPEEDRETEDGGRQNSQTKELKKEKELVTSQKTEGSQPPGFLYKAVALEDQESEEGVLLLFAKGDVLLIFVDNEEEKPEGSEWGVREQDWIQYKDLTLLSGIVAETKIQRIDSD, from the exons ATGCATGAGACATCTAAACGCCTGTCTCAGACTCTGCAAGATGTCTATGAGTCTGACTGGCAGGGTGTGGAAGATCTGTCTGCCATTATGGAG AGTGAGGACCTGCTGTGGAGTGATTATGAAGAGAAGTTAAATGACCAGATTATTCGCACAATGGAGAACTATACCAGCCAGTTTCCAGATGTCAAA GAGCGGGTGGCTAAGCGCGGACGCAAGCTGGTGGATTACGACTCCGCCCGTCACCATTTGGAGGCACTGCAGAATGCCAAGAAGAAGGACGAAGCCAAAGTATCTAAA gcagaggaggagttCAACAAAGCACAAAGTGTGTTTGAGGAGATAAATAAGGAGCTGAGGGAGGAACTTCCTGTCCTCTACCAAAG TCGCATTGGCTGCTATGTGACGGTGTTTCAGAACATCTCAAACCTGCGTGATGTCTTTTATAAAGAGATGAGTGTG ttAAACCATgacatatataatgtaatgaTGAAACTTGAGACCCAGCACTCCACCAAAACATTTATCATCAAGGGCCTCAACAG CACCAAGTCTAAAAAGAGGAAATCTCTTACTATATCTGCACCAATCCCTTGTAACACCGCCTTTCCTGGTGATCATCCAGCTCTGAGCAAACTCAGTGTTCCTGATGAGCTTTCAAACCCCTCAGATTCCCACTCTGATCCAGCAAAGACTGAACACTCTGTGCCAGAAACGTCAGATTCAGATGACCGTAATTCTACTGACAGTGGGCCCGGCACGACCAATAGACAGACTGTGTTCTCAGAGGAGGAGGGCATTAAGCCTGAAGACACCAATGGGAATGCCACAGAAACTGCTGCAGACGAATCACTGCAGTCAGTCGATAAGGATCACGCAGGAAGCTCAACTGCGAGTGACCAAGATGAAGATGAGCAGAGTGACGAGGACGCCTTGCCACATGGGTGCGGGGACACGGATGCATCAGTGTCTGAGGACATGCGGACATCCCACTGGCCTGAAGGTGGCAGTGTTGAGTCCAAACCTCTGCGGAATGAGAAAGACCAAGCTGCCCCACAGCCTGTCCCTCGACAATCTGCCAGCCCCCACaaaaaaagagggaaagaggTGCCAGAggaagacagggagacagaagaTGGTGGAAGACAGAATAGTCAAACAAAAgagttaaagaaagagaaagaattgGTCACAAGCCAAAAAACTGAAGGTTCACAGCCTCCTGGATTTCTCTACAAG gCTGTTGCTTTGGAGGACCAGGAGTCTGAAGAAGGTGTTCTTCTGCTCTTCGCTAAAGGAGATGTGCTCCTCATATTTGTTGACAATGAAGAGGAAAAG CCAGAGGGCTCTGAGTGGGGAGTGAGGGAGCAGGATTGGATCCAGTATAAAGACCTAACGCTTCTCTCTGGAATCGTTGCCGAGACCAAGATCCAACGCATCGACTCTGACTAG
- the bin2b gene encoding bridging integrator 2b isoform X1, producing MAESKHGANLGGNIGAGAGILAKRFQKSMNRAQEKVLQKLGKTMETKDEQFEQCAGNLNKQQMDGTRLYKDVKAYFSAVKAMHETSKRLSQTLQDVYESDWQGVEDLSAIMESEDLLWSDYEEKLNDQIIRTMENYTSQFPDVKERVAKRGRKLVDYDSARHHLEALQNAKKKDEAKVSKAEEEFNKAQSVFEEINKELREELPVLYQSRIGCYVTVFQNISNLRDVFYKEMSVLNHDIYNVMMKLETQHSTKTFIIKGLNSTKSKKRKSLTISAPIPCNTAFPGDHPALSKLSVPDELSNPSDSHSDPAKTEHSVPETSDSDDRNSTDSGPGTTNRQTVFSEEEGIKPEDTNGNATETAADESLQSVDKDHAGSSTASDQDEDEQSDEDALPHGCGDTDASVSEDMRTSHWPEGGSVESKPLRNEKDQAAPQPVPRQSASPHKKRGKEVPEEDRETEDGGRQNSQTKELKKEKELVTSQKTEGSQPPGFLYKAVALEDQESEEGVLLLFAKGDVLLIFVDNEEEKPEGSEWGVREQDWIQYKDLTLLSGIVAETKIQRIDSD from the exons ATGGCTGAGAGTAAACATGGTGCCAACCTTGGGGGTAACATAGGTGCTGGAGCAGGTATCCTGGCTAAACGTTTTCAGAAATCAATGAACCGGGCTCAAGAGAAG gtCCTGCAGAAACTTGGAAAAACCATGGAGACGAAAGATGAACAGTTTGAGCAGTGTGCAGGCAATCTGAACAAGCAacag ATGGATGGTACCAGGCTATACAAGGATGTAAAGGCCTACTTCAGTGCGGTAAAAG CAATGCATGAGACATCTAAACGCCTGTCTCAGACTCTGCAAGATGTCTATGAGTCTGACTGGCAGGGTGTGGAAGATCTGTCTGCCATTATGGAG AGTGAGGACCTGCTGTGGAGTGATTATGAAGAGAAGTTAAATGACCAGATTATTCGCACAATGGAGAACTATACCAGCCAGTTTCCAGATGTCAAA GAGCGGGTGGCTAAGCGCGGACGCAAGCTGGTGGATTACGACTCCGCCCGTCACCATTTGGAGGCACTGCAGAATGCCAAGAAGAAGGACGAAGCCAAAGTATCTAAA gcagaggaggagttCAACAAAGCACAAAGTGTGTTTGAGGAGATAAATAAGGAGCTGAGGGAGGAACTTCCTGTCCTCTACCAAAG TCGCATTGGCTGCTATGTGACGGTGTTTCAGAACATCTCAAACCTGCGTGATGTCTTTTATAAAGAGATGAGTGTG ttAAACCATgacatatataatgtaatgaTGAAACTTGAGACCCAGCACTCCACCAAAACATTTATCATCAAGGGCCTCAACAG CACCAAGTCTAAAAAGAGGAAATCTCTTACTATATCTGCACCAATCCCTTGTAACACCGCCTTTCCTGGTGATCATCCAGCTCTGAGCAAACTCAGTGTTCCTGATGAGCTTTCAAACCCCTCAGATTCCCACTCTGATCCAGCAAAGACTGAACACTCTGTGCCAGAAACGTCAGATTCAGATGACCGTAATTCTACTGACAGTGGGCCCGGCACGACCAATAGACAGACTGTGTTCTCAGAGGAGGAGGGCATTAAGCCTGAAGACACCAATGGGAATGCCACAGAAACTGCTGCAGACGAATCACTGCAGTCAGTCGATAAGGATCACGCAGGAAGCTCAACTGCGAGTGACCAAGATGAAGATGAGCAGAGTGACGAGGACGCCTTGCCACATGGGTGCGGGGACACGGATGCATCAGTGTCTGAGGACATGCGGACATCCCACTGGCCTGAAGGTGGCAGTGTTGAGTCCAAACCTCTGCGGAATGAGAAAGACCAAGCTGCCCCACAGCCTGTCCCTCGACAATCTGCCAGCCCCCACaaaaaaagagggaaagaggTGCCAGAggaagacagggagacagaagaTGGTGGAAGACAGAATAGTCAAACAAAAgagttaaagaaagagaaagaattgGTCACAAGCCAAAAAACTGAAGGTTCACAGCCTCCTGGATTTCTCTACAAG gCTGTTGCTTTGGAGGACCAGGAGTCTGAAGAAGGTGTTCTTCTGCTCTTCGCTAAAGGAGATGTGCTCCTCATATTTGTTGACAATGAAGAGGAAAAG CCAGAGGGCTCTGAGTGGGGAGTGAGGGAGCAGGATTGGATCCAGTATAAAGACCTAACGCTTCTCTCTGGAATCGTTGCCGAGACCAAGATCCAACGCATCGACTCTGACTAG
- the bin2b gene encoding bridging integrator 2b isoform X2 has protein sequence METKDEQFEQCAGNLNKQQMDGTRLYKDVKAYFSAVKAMHETSKRLSQTLQDVYESDWQGVEDLSAIMESEDLLWSDYEEKLNDQIIRTMENYTSQFPDVKERVAKRGRKLVDYDSARHHLEALQNAKKKDEAKVSKAEEEFNKAQSVFEEINKELREELPVLYQSRIGCYVTVFQNISNLRDVFYKEMSVLNHDIYNVMMKLETQHSTKTFIIKGLNSTKSKKRKSLTISAPIPCNTAFPGDHPALSKLSVPDELSNPSDSHSDPAKTEHSVPETSDSDDRNSTDSGPGTTNRQTVFSEEEGIKPEDTNGNATETAADESLQSVDKDHAGSSTASDQDEDEQSDEDALPHGCGDTDASVSEDMRTSHWPEGGSVESKPLRNEKDQAAPQPVPRQSASPHKKRGKEVPEEDRETEDGGRQNSQTKELKKEKELVTSQKTEGSQPPGFLYKAVALEDQESEEGVLLLFAKGDVLLIFVDNEEEKPEGSEWGVREQDWIQYKDLTLLSGIVAETKIQRIDSD, from the exons ATGGAGACGAAAGATGAACAGTTTGAGCAGTGTGCAGGCAATCTGAACAAGCAacag ATGGATGGTACCAGGCTATACAAGGATGTAAAGGCCTACTTCAGTGCGGTAAAAG CAATGCATGAGACATCTAAACGCCTGTCTCAGACTCTGCAAGATGTCTATGAGTCTGACTGGCAGGGTGTGGAAGATCTGTCTGCCATTATGGAG AGTGAGGACCTGCTGTGGAGTGATTATGAAGAGAAGTTAAATGACCAGATTATTCGCACAATGGAGAACTATACCAGCCAGTTTCCAGATGTCAAA GAGCGGGTGGCTAAGCGCGGACGCAAGCTGGTGGATTACGACTCCGCCCGTCACCATTTGGAGGCACTGCAGAATGCCAAGAAGAAGGACGAAGCCAAAGTATCTAAA gcagaggaggagttCAACAAAGCACAAAGTGTGTTTGAGGAGATAAATAAGGAGCTGAGGGAGGAACTTCCTGTCCTCTACCAAAG TCGCATTGGCTGCTATGTGACGGTGTTTCAGAACATCTCAAACCTGCGTGATGTCTTTTATAAAGAGATGAGTGTG ttAAACCATgacatatataatgtaatgaTGAAACTTGAGACCCAGCACTCCACCAAAACATTTATCATCAAGGGCCTCAACAG CACCAAGTCTAAAAAGAGGAAATCTCTTACTATATCTGCACCAATCCCTTGTAACACCGCCTTTCCTGGTGATCATCCAGCTCTGAGCAAACTCAGTGTTCCTGATGAGCTTTCAAACCCCTCAGATTCCCACTCTGATCCAGCAAAGACTGAACACTCTGTGCCAGAAACGTCAGATTCAGATGACCGTAATTCTACTGACAGTGGGCCCGGCACGACCAATAGACAGACTGTGTTCTCAGAGGAGGAGGGCATTAAGCCTGAAGACACCAATGGGAATGCCACAGAAACTGCTGCAGACGAATCACTGCAGTCAGTCGATAAGGATCACGCAGGAAGCTCAACTGCGAGTGACCAAGATGAAGATGAGCAGAGTGACGAGGACGCCTTGCCACATGGGTGCGGGGACACGGATGCATCAGTGTCTGAGGACATGCGGACATCCCACTGGCCTGAAGGTGGCAGTGTTGAGTCCAAACCTCTGCGGAATGAGAAAGACCAAGCTGCCCCACAGCCTGTCCCTCGACAATCTGCCAGCCCCCACaaaaaaagagggaaagaggTGCCAGAggaagacagggagacagaagaTGGTGGAAGACAGAATAGTCAAACAAAAgagttaaagaaagagaaagaattgGTCACAAGCCAAAAAACTGAAGGTTCACAGCCTCCTGGATTTCTCTACAAG gCTGTTGCTTTGGAGGACCAGGAGTCTGAAGAAGGTGTTCTTCTGCTCTTCGCTAAAGGAGATGTGCTCCTCATATTTGTTGACAATGAAGAGGAAAAG CCAGAGGGCTCTGAGTGGGGAGTGAGGGAGCAGGATTGGATCCAGTATAAAGACCTAACGCTTCTCTCTGGAATCGTTGCCGAGACCAAGATCCAACGCATCGACTCTGACTAG